One Granulicella sp. 5B5 DNA window includes the following coding sequences:
- a CDS encoding cobaltochelatase subunit CobN, which yields MSTSHRQRVVRADGRAFNIIQHRAHLTYCYTGCCCGITERGYAAVPVDVYQEEWLKRKIRNDVHLTKGGCIGPCALANVASLVFDGRSIWFHSVNSEWHVRQIFEYIDSMLKADRFLQPSAELAEYTFNYYDWDVRLPSPSDGLNQLELAQPNGGIMLLSHADTDMLTLIKASELLPAELRVSAFSLNALRTEDQMNALLAGEMSKAKVIVVRCHGPLSCIPGFSSLKATCIERGQSLVLVSGTGDNASEFSETINVPADVMHTASGYLDLGGVANFSELFRFLSDRLMLTGYGYAAPSPMPEHGIYLPEMDAATFEDWWRQADPSKPTAAILFYRAHRMSGNTAFIDKLVEALQNKGLNALCVFTSSLKSKEEGRPAAFKLIHGRADVLISTLSFALGEVNTGSVTVAGEAVDSLEQLGMPIIQAIPSGMPRGAWEGSRRGLNSLDTAVNVAIPEFDGRIITVPISFKERGSSGAENLYVPHEERIERVAGIAARLAALRHKPNRERRIAFVLTNSAAKASQVGGAVGLDSPASLLTTLRAMCARRYVISELPDTSDALMQELLQHGTYDDKYPLDPAQAKRFSRVAYRKIFATFPERPSRRMQDFWGQPRDRGRPIMPAKKTDKKLLPTIGAKVVSIEQEEPWGDEQDYLFTALDLGNALIALQPPRGYGIDPDAIYHTPDMPPTHHYTAFYRWLGTAQDEGGWGADAIVHMGKHGTLEWLPGKGVGLSGECFPDLLLGDLPLVYPFIINDPGEGSQSKRRAHAVVVDHLTPPMTTAETYGPLAELNQLVNEYYAVEKLDPAKLPYLQQQIWELVERTNLKTDLDTKAMLTRERGDHSHEWDDALTPEGVPTTLASMTGNEVAHLIEDLDGYLCELGMAQIRDGLHILGQMPPLPEMLRSLTRLTNVSTPSLQQSLADAFGFSLTSLLNKPGERLTTTREIFGHTCYTHADVLELLDRAVLDLFTMLETLGFRTEAVAEVQRAVLGLQSPEISEALLFACIELVPKLEQTGDEIEHLLDALEGRYIPAGPAGAPTRGMAHILPTGRNFYAVDPRALPSQAAWHVGQQLAREAVDRFRKEEGQYPEMMGLSVWGTSQMRTHGDDIAEAFALLGIRPIWSSQSHRLEGVAVIPLEQLGRPRVDVTLRISGFFRDAFPHLIELFDQAVSLVVELDEPLDRNFPRKHYLADLEAHKNIPEHEADVQARYRIFGSKPGSYGAGILPLIETGNWSGDEDFARAFLAWGGFAYGKGTDGVDAQPVFAERLKSIQVALHNQDNREHDIFDSDDYFQFHGGMIASIRALTGTQPKAYFGDSSRPETVQVRDLQEEALRVYRSRVVNPKWIESIKRHGYKGGLELAATVDYIFGFDATAQIAPDFVYEGLAEQYALSPEIRNFLGTSNPWALNAIAERLLEAARRELWESPVPETLEALREVLLESETLLEARGETKRGVIL from the coding sequence ATGTCAACATCACACCGTCAACGCGTCGTTCGCGCCGATGGACGAGCCTTCAATATCATTCAACACCGGGCCCACCTCACGTATTGCTACACGGGTTGTTGCTGCGGTATCACTGAACGCGGTTATGCCGCGGTCCCTGTCGATGTCTACCAGGAGGAATGGCTGAAACGCAAGATCCGCAATGATGTCCACCTGACGAAGGGAGGCTGCATTGGCCCCTGTGCGCTCGCGAATGTGGCCAGCCTGGTCTTCGACGGAAGGAGCATCTGGTTTCATTCCGTAAACAGTGAGTGGCACGTTCGTCAGATCTTTGAATACATCGACTCGATGCTGAAGGCCGACCGCTTCCTTCAACCTTCTGCGGAGCTGGCCGAATACACCTTCAACTACTACGACTGGGATGTTCGACTTCCGAGCCCAAGCGATGGGCTGAACCAACTCGAACTGGCGCAGCCAAATGGCGGCATCATGCTGCTATCGCACGCCGATACCGACATGCTCACCCTGATCAAAGCTTCGGAATTACTTCCCGCCGAACTTCGTGTCAGTGCGTTTTCGCTGAACGCCCTGCGGACCGAAGACCAGATGAACGCGCTGCTCGCCGGCGAGATGAGCAAAGCAAAGGTAATCGTGGTGCGCTGCCACGGGCCACTTAGCTGTATCCCTGGCTTCAGCAGCCTGAAGGCGACTTGTATCGAGCGTGGCCAATCTCTTGTACTTGTTAGCGGAACGGGCGACAACGCTTCAGAGTTTTCTGAAACGATCAATGTGCCCGCTGATGTGATGCACACGGCCTCCGGGTATCTCGACCTTGGAGGTGTCGCCAATTTCAGTGAGCTCTTCCGTTTCTTGTCGGACCGATTGATGCTCACGGGCTATGGATATGCTGCGCCCAGTCCGATGCCGGAGCATGGTATCTACCTGCCGGAGATGGATGCCGCAACCTTTGAGGATTGGTGGCGGCAGGCCGATCCGTCGAAACCAACCGCTGCCATCCTCTTCTATCGCGCCCATCGCATGAGCGGCAACACTGCCTTTATCGACAAGCTCGTTGAAGCACTACAAAACAAGGGTCTGAATGCTTTGTGTGTCTTCACCTCAAGCCTGAAGTCGAAGGAAGAAGGAAGACCCGCTGCGTTCAAGCTGATTCACGGCCGCGCCGATGTCCTCATCTCAACGCTATCCTTTGCCCTGGGAGAAGTGAATACTGGCTCTGTGACGGTTGCGGGTGAAGCGGTGGATTCCCTCGAACAACTCGGAATGCCTATTATCCAGGCTATCCCGAGTGGAATGCCACGTGGTGCATGGGAAGGGTCGCGACGTGGCCTCAACTCGCTCGATACAGCAGTCAACGTCGCTATTCCTGAGTTCGATGGCCGCATTATCACCGTACCGATCTCATTCAAGGAACGAGGCTCCAGCGGGGCGGAGAATCTTTACGTCCCACACGAGGAACGGATTGAGCGAGTGGCAGGCATTGCGGCTCGTCTTGCAGCTCTACGCCATAAGCCAAATCGAGAACGGCGGATCGCCTTTGTGCTCACGAACTCGGCCGCAAAAGCATCGCAGGTTGGCGGCGCAGTCGGCCTCGATTCTCCAGCCAGCCTTCTCACCACTCTTCGCGCCATGTGTGCGCGCCGATATGTCATCTCCGAGTTGCCGGACACTTCGGACGCGTTGATGCAGGAACTGCTGCAGCATGGAACCTACGACGATAAGTATCCGCTTGACCCCGCACAAGCCAAACGCTTTTCGAGGGTCGCTTACAGGAAGATCTTTGCGACGTTTCCGGAACGGCCCAGCCGCAGGATGCAGGACTTCTGGGGGCAGCCGCGGGACCGCGGGCGTCCCATCATGCCGGCAAAGAAGACAGACAAGAAGCTGCTGCCTACGATCGGCGCCAAGGTTGTTTCGATTGAGCAAGAAGAGCCATGGGGAGATGAGCAGGATTATCTTTTTACTGCGCTGGACCTCGGCAACGCTCTGATTGCTCTCCAACCGCCGCGTGGTTATGGGATCGATCCCGATGCGATCTATCACACGCCGGATATGCCTCCAACACACCATTACACGGCTTTCTATCGCTGGCTAGGGACGGCCCAAGACGAAGGCGGCTGGGGCGCCGATGCGATCGTGCATATGGGCAAGCACGGCACACTCGAATGGCTTCCGGGTAAAGGAGTTGGGCTATCGGGCGAGTGCTTCCCCGATCTATTGCTGGGCGATCTTCCGCTCGTGTATCCGTTCATCATCAATGACCCTGGCGAGGGTAGCCAGTCAAAGCGTCGAGCGCACGCCGTGGTCGTTGACCACCTCACGCCTCCTATGACGACGGCTGAGACATATGGCCCCCTCGCCGAGTTGAATCAACTGGTCAACGAATACTACGCAGTCGAAAAGCTCGATCCGGCCAAGCTGCCGTATCTCCAACAGCAGATATGGGAGCTCGTAGAACGCACCAACCTCAAAACCGATCTCGATACAAAAGCGATGCTGACGCGCGAACGAGGCGACCACTCTCATGAGTGGGATGACGCTTTGACTCCGGAGGGCGTTCCTACAACGCTGGCTTCCATGACGGGAAATGAGGTTGCGCACCTCATCGAAGACCTGGATGGATATCTCTGTGAGTTGGGGATGGCGCAAATTCGCGATGGTCTTCACATTCTTGGACAGATGCCACCGCTTCCCGAGATGCTCCGCTCGTTGACGCGCCTGACGAACGTCAGCACGCCGAGTCTTCAGCAAAGCCTCGCAGACGCTTTTGGATTTAGCCTTACATCGCTCCTGAACAAACCCGGTGAGCGCTTGACGACGACGCGGGAGATTTTCGGTCACACTTGTTATACCCATGCGGACGTACTCGAACTGCTTGATCGTGCCGTGCTCGACCTCTTCACCATGTTGGAGACTCTTGGATTTCGTACAGAGGCTGTAGCCGAAGTACAACGAGCTGTCCTCGGTCTGCAATCCCCCGAGATATCGGAAGCGCTGCTTTTCGCGTGCATCGAACTGGTACCAAAGCTCGAACAAACGGGAGACGAAATCGAGCATCTTCTGGATGCTCTTGAAGGGAGATATATTCCAGCCGGTCCCGCTGGCGCTCCGACTCGAGGGATGGCACACATTCTGCCAACGGGGAGAAACTTCTATGCGGTCGACCCGCGAGCCCTACCTTCGCAGGCGGCATGGCATGTCGGACAGCAACTTGCGCGAGAGGCTGTCGATCGGTTCCGCAAAGAAGAGGGTCAGTATCCCGAGATGATGGGTCTCAGTGTCTGGGGAACGTCACAGATGCGTACGCATGGAGATGATATCGCGGAGGCCTTTGCTCTGTTAGGTATTCGCCCAATCTGGAGTTCGCAGTCTCACAGGCTGGAGGGCGTGGCCGTCATTCCCCTTGAGCAACTCGGACGTCCGCGCGTGGACGTCACCCTGCGCATCAGTGGCTTTTTTCGCGATGCTTTCCCGCACCTCATAGAACTGTTCGACCAAGCCGTCTCGCTCGTTGTCGAGCTTGATGAACCGCTCGATCGAAATTTTCCACGCAAACACTATCTTGCCGATCTGGAAGCTCACAAGAACATCCCCGAGCATGAGGCGGACGTACAGGCACGATACCGCATCTTTGGATCAAAACCTGGTTCTTATGGAGCAGGCATCCTGCCATTGATAGAAACCGGCAACTGGAGCGGCGATGAAGATTTTGCTCGTGCATTTCTTGCCTGGGGAGGATTCGCCTATGGTAAGGGCACCGATGGCGTTGATGCGCAGCCGGTATTCGCCGAGCGGTTGAAGTCGATTCAAGTTGCGCTGCACAACCAGGACAACCGCGAACACGATATTTTCGATTCGGACGACTACTTCCAGTTCCATGGTGGAATGATCGCCTCGATACGCGCACTGACAGGGACGCAGCCCAAAGCCTACTTCGGTGACAGTTCTCGCCCTGAGACCGTGCAGGTGCGCGATCTTCAAGAAGAGGCCCTCCGCGTCTACCGGTCTCGTGTCGTCAATCCCAAATGGATCGAAAGCATCAAGCGACATGGATATAAAGGGGGATTGGAGTTGGCGGCGACCGTCGATTACATCTTCGGTTTCGATGCGACAGCACAGATCGCCCCCGACTTCGTCTATGAGGGTCTCGCGGAGCAGTATGCTTTGTCACCAGAGATTCGCAATTTCCTTGGCACCTCGAACCCGTGGGCGTTGAACGCCATCGCTGAACGCTTGCTTGAGGCAGCTAGACGCGAGCTTTGGGAGAGCCCAGTGCCCGAAACACTCGAAGCTCTCCGCGAAGTCTTGCTGGAGAGCGAAACCTTGCTGGAGGCACGGGGCGAAACGAAACGAGGGGTTATCTTATGA
- the cobU gene encoding bifunctional adenosylcobinamide kinase/adenosylcobinamide-phosphate guanylyltransferase: protein MQQSNPAVVTLVLGGVRSGKSRYAHQIAERAARVTFIATAEHRDDVEMQAKIERHRAERPKSWATIEEPIALSQAIQEASKSSDVILIDCLTLFAANLLEVCSGNVAQLQSHVDQLCSALDSAPCSIILVSNEVGSGVVPAYELGRKFRDLVGEINQRVTSISDTVVLMVAGLPLAIKGSLPAEAQP from the coding sequence GTGCAGCAATCCAACCCGGCAGTAGTAACTCTGGTACTCGGCGGTGTACGCAGCGGCAAGAGCCGCTACGCGCACCAGATAGCGGAGCGGGCTGCGCGCGTGACGTTTATTGCGACCGCAGAACACCGTGATGATGTTGAGATGCAAGCAAAGATCGAACGGCACCGAGCCGAACGCCCCAAGAGTTGGGCAACCATCGAAGAGCCGATCGCATTATCACAGGCGATCCAGGAGGCAAGCAAAAGCTCCGACGTCATCCTCATCGACTGTCTGACACTTTTTGCGGCCAATCTTCTTGAAGTTTGTAGCGGCAATGTTGCACAACTTCAATCTCATGTCGATCAACTCTGCTCCGCGCTTGATTCAGCACCCTGTTCAATCATCCTGGTATCAAACGAAGTGGGGAGTGGCGTAGTTCCTGCCTATGAACTAGGGCGAAAGTTCCGAGACCTTGTTGGTGAAATCAATCAACGCGTCACTTCGATATCTGACACGGTCGTCTTGATGGTCGCTGGCCTTCCTCTTGCTATCAAAGGCTCTCTTCCCGCGGAGGCCCAACCATGA
- a CDS encoding ATP-binding protein — MKPPVYPFSAIVGQEEMKLALLLAAVDWRIGVLLRGDKGAGKTTAARGLATLLPHPSPFINLPIGATEDRLLGGLHLERALKGEPALKPGLLSEAHGGVLYVDEINLLPGHLGDTLLDAASSGVNTVEREGFSASHAAEFVLLGSMNPEEGSLRPQLLDRFALAVDIAVPVDPVARQTVIERRIAFEQDPTSFNKEWTQPEQQLCDRLNAARTRRPDILYSKDLLASISESVCEAGVRSLRADLAIVRAAIAYAALVGDASVLPNHVSTVLPLALAHRSHERGRPPAPRTQPPAPKSRDSQIEPPDPNGLPNARDDVARIFAPREVETFAIRAAFESVVVRGISAMASVSQPGPVVGSRRTETPVELDVRATLNHTVRETGAVHLRTSDLHERIRAPRAGTRYLFVVDSSGSHAVQERMRLVKGVANSLLTRSFKIGDEVGIIAFRGTEAQVLLEPSNVLQEATATLEYLPTGGRTPLAHALHLAQKYLTPTTVIILLTDGRANVPLENSDAWQDAIDMAGQIKSSVLVIDTENSSERLGRSRMLAEALSAEYFHLESAELNETLVLALQRVHERGPSEC; from the coding sequence ATGAAGCCTCCCGTTTATCCTTTCTCAGCCATTGTCGGACAAGAGGAGATGAAGCTTGCGCTGCTTCTGGCAGCGGTCGATTGGCGCATTGGTGTCCTTCTGCGAGGCGACAAAGGAGCTGGCAAGACGACCGCGGCCCGTGGGTTGGCAACGCTCCTGCCCCACCCCTCTCCGTTTATCAATCTTCCCATCGGAGCCACTGAGGACAGGCTTCTTGGGGGCTTGCACCTCGAACGAGCTCTCAAGGGAGAGCCTGCACTCAAGCCGGGCCTACTCTCTGAAGCCCATGGAGGAGTCCTCTATGTGGACGAGATCAACCTCCTCCCAGGTCATCTGGGCGATACGTTGCTCGATGCGGCGTCAAGCGGAGTTAATACGGTAGAGCGCGAGGGCTTTAGCGCATCTCATGCGGCTGAGTTTGTGTTGCTCGGCAGCATGAACCCCGAGGAAGGTTCCCTGCGGCCACAACTGCTCGACCGGTTTGCGCTCGCGGTAGATATTGCCGTGCCTGTCGATCCAGTCGCACGACAAACTGTTATCGAAAGGCGAATAGCGTTTGAACAAGATCCGACGAGTTTCAACAAGGAGTGGACCCAACCAGAACAACAGCTGTGCGATCGATTGAACGCGGCGCGCACTAGACGTCCTGACATTCTTTATTCTAAAGATCTACTTGCCAGCATTAGCGAGTCCGTCTGTGAAGCCGGCGTGCGTTCTCTCCGAGCCGACCTTGCAATCGTTCGCGCGGCCATCGCTTACGCGGCCCTGGTCGGCGATGCTTCAGTGCTTCCCAACCATGTCTCCACCGTATTGCCCTTGGCACTTGCTCATCGGAGCCATGAGCGGGGCCGTCCTCCCGCACCCCGCACTCAACCGCCGGCACCGAAATCACGCGATTCACAAATAGAGCCGCCCGATCCCAACGGTCTACCGAATGCGCGTGATGATGTCGCCAGAATATTTGCTCCGCGGGAAGTCGAGACATTCGCCATACGCGCTGCTTTTGAAAGTGTAGTAGTCCGGGGAATCAGTGCCATGGCATCCGTCTCTCAACCTGGCCCAGTTGTCGGCTCCCGCAGAACAGAAACACCGGTAGAACTTGATGTTCGCGCAACGCTAAACCATACGGTGAGGGAGACCGGCGCGGTTCACCTAAGAACCTCGGATCTGCATGAGCGCATCAGAGCTCCAAGAGCTGGAACGCGGTATCTCTTTGTTGTCGATTCAAGCGGATCTCATGCCGTACAGGAACGGATGCGCCTGGTGAAAGGCGTGGCGAATAGCCTGCTCACACGCTCTTTCAAAATCGGAGATGAGGTTGGCATCATTGCCTTTCGTGGAACAGAGGCACAAGTTTTACTGGAGCCATCCAACGTACTTCAAGAAGCAACCGCGACATTGGAATACCTTCCAACCGGCGGCAGAACCCCCTTGGCACATGCACTCCATCTCGCTCAGAAGTATCTGACGCCGACCACCGTAATCATTCTGCTCACAGACGGGCGCGCGAATGTGCCTCTCGAAAATAGTGACGCGTGGCAGGACGCTATAGATATGGCCGGTCAGATTAAGTCATCGGTTCTCGTGATCGATACCGAAAACTCCAGCGAACGTCTCGGAAGGTCGCGAATGCTGGCAGAGGCTCTGAGTGCTGAATACTTCCATTTGGAGAGTGCCGAGTTGAATGAAACTCTCGTACTCGCCCTACAGCGTGTTCACGAACGTGGTCCATCCGAATGCTAG
- a CDS encoding CbtB-domain containing protein has product MAQWSAGSIAQPGTIPVIPLRELMPWALFGGLLMLLLIYFVGAEQGATSLIHGRAIHEFVHDGRHLLGFPCH; this is encoded by the coding sequence ATGGCTCAGTGGTCCGCAGGCTCAATCGCGCAACCAGGCACTATTCCGGTCATTCCGCTCCGCGAATTGATGCCTTGGGCGTTGTTTGGAGGGCTGTTGATGCTCCTTCTAATCTATTTTGTGGGTGCCGAGCAGGGTGCCACCTCTCTCATTCATGGTCGCGCAATTCACGAGTTCGTTCACGACGGACGCCACTTACTCGGTTTTCCCTGCCACTAA
- a CDS encoding CbtA family protein, which yields MARSLLLRGMLVGLLVGLFVFAFARWVGEPQVDRAIAFETSMDQAKGEPPEPEIVSRKIQRGFGLLTGIGVYSTALGGIFGLVFAYARGRFSQSRPRVLSALLAGIGFATIVLTPSLKYPANPPSVGNPETIGIRTAAYFLLIATSIIVTVVSLKAKRLWSKSLGEWNATLSAIILYVVIVSVVAHFLPPIDEVPAGFPASLLWKFRIASLETQAVMWSILGLLFGWLTERAEGVSNMPSQSSVDELRYS from the coding sequence ATGGCCCGTTCACTGCTTCTTCGCGGTATGCTGGTCGGCCTCCTGGTCGGCCTTTTCGTATTCGCATTCGCGCGTTGGGTGGGGGAGCCCCAAGTGGATCGGGCAATTGCTTTTGAGACCAGCATGGACCAGGCCAAAGGTGAACCGCCTGAGCCGGAGATCGTAAGCCGCAAAATTCAGAGGGGTTTTGGTTTACTTACTGGCATCGGGGTGTACAGTACCGCGCTCGGTGGCATCTTTGGACTCGTTTTTGCCTATGCGCGCGGTCGCTTCAGCCAGTCCAGGCCTAGAGTTCTCTCCGCTCTGCTTGCGGGGATTGGGTTCGCCACCATCGTCCTGACGCCGTCCCTCAAATATCCGGCCAACCCTCCATCGGTTGGGAATCCGGAAACGATCGGTATTCGCACTGCCGCTTATTTTCTGCTCATCGCGACTTCAATTATCGTCACAGTCGTTTCCCTGAAAGCAAAACGACTCTGGAGCAAGTCCCTGGGGGAGTGGAATGCCACGTTGTCAGCTATCATTCTCTACGTGGTTATCGTCAGTGTTGTCGCTCATTTTCTGCCCCCAATCGACGAAGTTCCTGCGGGATTCCCGGCTTCTCTGCTATGGAAATTCCGCATCGCATCCTTAGAGACCCAGGCTGTGATGTGGAGTATTCTGGGACTTCTTTTTGGCTGGCTTACCGAACGCGCGGAGGGCGTAAGCAATATGCCCTCCCAGAGTTCCGTCGATGAACTGCGCTATTCGTGA
- a CDS encoding helical backbone metal receptor: protein MALVERLPAEDKPQRIVSTAPSITEALFALGLGDRVVGVSRFCNFPASAQKLPKVGTYLAPDAEAIARLVPDLVVLQRISSELTDRLTALHVRFIEVPHGTLNDVYTGVLLIAKAAGVPERANILIEGIQRQLTEIQEKSKGLPSPRVLAIVNHRPGMLAELTAVGPGNYLEELLEIAGGRNVLAQPGLPMYPRISLETVLRDDPDVILDLSGEQESEAERKAAEAQVLSLWGQQSQLTAVRRGRVIVGTSNALLVPGPRAPIAAQMLFDFMHSANSKGRAR, encoded by the coding sequence ATGGCATTGGTGGAGCGGCTCCCCGCCGAAGACAAGCCCCAACGCATTGTCTCAACAGCACCCAGCATTACGGAGGCACTCTTCGCCCTGGGGCTCGGCGACAGGGTTGTCGGCGTTTCCCGCTTCTGCAACTTCCCTGCCTCCGCTCAAAAACTGCCGAAGGTCGGAACATACCTTGCGCCGGATGCGGAAGCCATCGCGCGTCTCGTGCCAGACCTCGTCGTTCTACAACGGATCTCAAGTGAACTGACTGATCGCCTCACTGCCCTGCACGTCAGGTTTATCGAAGTACCGCATGGCACTCTCAACGATGTCTATACTGGCGTCCTCCTCATCGCAAAAGCTGCAGGGGTCCCTGAGCGCGCAAACATCCTCATCGAAGGCATCCAGCGTCAGTTAACGGAGATTCAGGAGAAGTCGAAGGGATTACCGTCCCCTCGCGTTCTAGCTATCGTCAATCATCGACCCGGAATGCTTGCCGAACTTACGGCAGTTGGTCCAGGGAACTATCTCGAAGAGTTACTGGAGATCGCCGGAGGCAGAAATGTGCTCGCACAGCCTGGCCTGCCGATGTATCCACGAATTTCTCTGGAAACGGTGCTCCGAGATGATCCCGATGTGATTCTCGACCTCAGCGGCGAGCAGGAGTCGGAAGCAGAGCGCAAAGCTGCAGAGGCCCAGGTATTGTCCCTATGGGGTCAGCAAAGCCAGTTGACAGCGGTTCGCAGAGGACGCGTCATCGTTGGCACCTCAAATGCCCTGCTTGTACCTGGACCGCGCGCCCCGATAGCCGCTCAGATGCTGTTCGACTTTATGCACTCCGCAAACAGCAAGGGGCGTGCCCGTTGA
- a CDS encoding ABC transporter ATP-binding protein, whose product MSQLLEVANLQLSYGRRIVLRSATLSADTYEFLALVGVNGAGKSTLLDVVAGFRRPAVGSVSIAGRDQKAWNLRELSQRVSHLPQTVYADLPYTAEQLVAMGRYPHTDRWFESDEDHSFIREAMERTHCWEYRHRNFRSLSGGERQRVLLAACLAQNASILLLDEPSTFLDVEQQLHCFTVLRQEARAGKLCIAVTHDLNLALTYCSRVLVLSDGIVAHDLTASKAQENDDWLKLFSSRLRIGSTPAGSPWIWYQ is encoded by the coding sequence TTGAGCCAGCTGCTTGAGGTCGCGAACCTGCAACTCTCCTACGGAAGACGTATCGTCCTTCGCTCAGCAACACTCAGCGCCGACACCTATGAGTTCCTGGCCCTCGTAGGTGTCAATGGAGCGGGCAAGAGCACGTTGCTCGATGTTGTTGCGGGTTTCCGCAGACCCGCGGTCGGATCAGTCTCCATTGCCGGGCGCGATCAGAAGGCCTGGAACCTGCGTGAGCTTTCGCAGCGCGTTAGCCATCTCCCGCAAACAGTCTACGCCGATCTCCCGTATACGGCGGAACAACTGGTAGCGATGGGGAGATACCCGCACACGGACAGGTGGTTCGAGTCCGATGAGGATCACAGCTTTATTCGTGAAGCCATGGAGCGGACCCATTGTTGGGAGTATCGTCATCGAAACTTTCGGTCGCTAAGCGGAGGCGAACGGCAGCGGGTTCTCCTCGCCGCGTGTCTTGCGCAGAACGCTTCCATTCTCTTACTGGATGAACCGTCAACTTTCCTCGATGTCGAGCAGCAGCTTCATTGCTTCACCGTCCTTCGCCAGGAGGCACGAGCGGGCAAGCTCTGCATTGCGGTTACCCACGATTTGAATCTTGCGTTGACCTATTGCTCCAGAGTTCTCGTACTGTCAGACGGAATCGTCGCCCATGACCTCACAGCGTCGAAGGCGCAAGAGAACGATGACTGGCTAAAACTTTTCTCCTCGCGATTGCGGATAGGCAGTACGCCCGCAGGCTCCCCATGGATCTGGTATCAATGA
- a CDS encoding iron ABC transporter permease: MDLVSMTAYEQSTAVAHRNLLLPICVFVASAILLPWIGAGPISVARVLHRQSPDYEILVQLRVTRTLLALVAGGALSLAGALFQAMLRDALATPYTLGISAGASLGAVAVIAAGWQMVWGIPATWVGALTGAFGVLALMLGGFSKRRQISAFSLLLTGIAINSVCAALIIILGGFAGMSRTFSIARWLIGSVDSTSFTSLGVLSVVVVVLAAIVISRARSWNLLAVGDQWAASRGVRVPALLKTGYLSGSILVAGAIALTGPIGFVGLIVPHLVRSKISPDHRVLLPSVFLFGGALLAICDAIGRIVLPPAEIPAGAVLALIGGPYLVWAIRQRRPSEEM, encoded by the coding sequence ATGGATCTGGTATCAATGACCGCTTATGAACAAAGCACGGCTGTAGCCCACAGGAATCTTCTCCTGCCGATCTGCGTGTTCGTTGCGTCCGCGATCCTCCTGCCGTGGATAGGCGCTGGGCCGATCAGTGTTGCGAGGGTCTTGCATCGACAATCTCCCGACTACGAGATTCTTGTACAATTGCGCGTCACGCGGACGCTTCTCGCGCTTGTCGCTGGAGGAGCGCTCTCTCTGGCCGGTGCGCTGTTTCAAGCGATGCTGCGGGATGCGCTCGCCACTCCCTATACGTTGGGCATCTCCGCCGGCGCCTCCCTTGGTGCCGTTGCCGTGATTGCAGCAGGCTGGCAGATGGTTTGGGGGATTCCTGCTACCTGGGTCGGAGCTCTGACTGGAGCCTTCGGCGTGCTGGCACTCATGCTTGGAGGATTTTCCAAGCGACGGCAAATCTCGGCATTCAGCCTGCTTCTTACCGGGATTGCCATCAACAGCGTATGCGCGGCGCTCATCATCATCCTAGGTGGTTTCGCCGGGATGTCGAGGACCTTTTCGATCGCCCGCTGGCTTATCGGCAGCGTCGATTCGACGAGTTTCACATCACTCGGAGTTCTGAGTGTCGTGGTCGTTGTTCTGGCAGCAATCGTCATCTCGCGAGCCCGTAGCTGGAACCTTCTTGCGGTGGGAGACCAATGGGCTGCTTCGCGCGGTGTCCGCGTGCCTGCCCTACTAAAGACTGGCTACCTGTCGGGATCGATTCTCGTCGCGGGCGCGATTGCACTGACCGGCCCTATCGGCTTCGTCGGCCTGATCGTACCGCACCTGGTGCGCTCAAAGATCAGTCCCGATCATCGTGTGCTGCTGCCAAGTGTATTTCTCTTTGGCGGGGCGCTCCTTGCGATCTGTGATGCTATTGGACGCATTGTTCTGCCACCCGCGGAGATTCCTGCCGGGGCGGTTCTCGCTCTCATCGGCGGCCCTTATCTGGTCTGGGCGATCCGTCAAAGACGCCCCTCAGAGGAGATGTAG